A part of Gossypium hirsutum isolate 1008001.06 chromosome A07, Gossypium_hirsutum_v2.1, whole genome shotgun sequence genomic DNA contains:
- the LOC107955578 gene encoding ankyrin repeat domain-containing protein EMB506, chloroplastic, producing the protein MATYSPFSFPLHLIPNTHFNTHKSFSFYPDSTHFQTKVCTFSSKNLALFFKKRKTVCVTWKLNSAEEEAATLPVSPSSTLRMYFQSLGSSGRTFSRPFVVNSSSSTTSLNTHQGIWEDPDDGSGSEYDDEDDDDDEKEEVEQNDGSDFQQGNRVGVVDNHTMNQYEEDLVKEVEQLLGPEEKAILQQNASPNLRRISTDKWKPLQTLALSLQIHSMDKLLEDGLNIDEVDKDGHTALHKAIIGKREAVISHLLRKGANPHVQDKDGATPLHYAVHVGALQTVKLLLKYDVDVNVADRDGWTPLHVAVQSRNRDIAKILLINGADKTRKNKDGKTALDLSLCYGKDFKSYDLAKLMKILPVDRCL; encoded by the exons ATGGCAACTTACTCGCCATTTTCATTTCCTTTACACTTAATCCCCAATACCCATTTCAACACTCACAAAAGCTTCTCCTTTTATCCAGACTCTACCCATTTTCAGACCAAAGTTTGCACCTTTTCTTCCAAAAACTTAGCCTTATTCTTCAAAAAGAGAAAAACTGTTTGTGTGACTTGGAAACTGAACTCTGCTGAAGAAGAAGCAGCAACTCTTCCTGTCTCTCCTTCATCCACTCTCAGAATGTACTTCCAG AGTTTGGGCAGTTCAGGTAGAACCTTTTCAAGGCCTTTTGTGGTTAATTCAAGTTCTTCGACCACTTCTTTAAATACCCATCAAGGAATCTGGGAAGACCCAGATGATGGAAGTGGAAGTGAATATGATGatgaggatgatgatgatgatgaaaaagAAGAAGTGGAACAGAATGATGGGTCTGATTTTCAACAAGGAAATCGTGTTGGGGTTGTTGATAACCATACAATGAATCAGTATGAGGAAGATCTTGTCAAAG AGGTTGAGCAGCTTTTGGGACCTGAAGAAAAAGCAATTCTGCAGCAGAATGCCTCTCCTAACCTGAGAAGGATCTCTACT GACAAATGGAAGCCACTTCAAACTCTTGCGCTATCATTGCAGATACATTCTATGGATAAGCTACTTGAAGATGGGCTAAACATCGATGAGGTGGATAAG GATGGTCACACTGCTCTTCATAAGGCAATTATTGGTAAAAGGGAGGCTGTAATCAGTCATCTCTTACGAAAAGGTGCAAATCCGCATGTCCAAGATAAG GATGGTGCTACCCCACTTCATTACGCAGTTCATGTTGGTGCTTTGCAAACTGTCAAATTATTGCTGAAGTACGATGTTGATGTCAATGTTGCTGATCGA GATGGATGGACCCCATTGCATGTTGCTGTTCAAAGTAGAAATAGAGATATAGCAAAAATTTTGTTGATCAATGGTGCAGATAAGACCCGAAAAAACAAG GATGGGAAAACTGCCTTGGATTTAAGCTTGTGTTATGGGAAGGACTTCAAGTCGTACGACCTTGCTAAGTTAATGAAGATACTGCCAGTTGATAGGTGTCTTTGA
- the LOC107955579 gene encoding uncharacterized protein has translation MGKLSHDLHIQHFSHPHLLELTNIQALNLNPCSACNLQSSGWMYTCRPCNFTLHTSCSQLPHLITHPAHPGHSLSLLLAPAYPVGYFNCDACGQRGHGFNYHCNQCDFDIHSVCASKPLSIHCHSHPCQLQLFFYPPYQTKGFSCDVCHQIGSNHWLYRCSICEFDVHMSCVNTAANIYKGTTRQGNVQFQAWDSFPGSAQNNLQYRNGGAPMNYQYQNNGAAAGNGLMGVAVQGFVEGAAQQVGQNLVQSLMGGGDDSNNGGDNNSSSSSASMVDVGSSLLSGMFGNS, from the coding sequence ATGGGAAAGCTAAGCCATGATTTACACATCCAGCACTTTAGTCATCCCCATCTGCTAGAGCTAACAAATATTCAAGCCCTTAACCTCAACCCATGTTCAGCCTGCAATCTCCAATCCTCCGGATGGATGTACACTTGCAGACCCTGCAACTTCACCCTCCACACTTCATGCAGTCAACTGCCTCATTTGATCACTCATCCAGCCCATCCCGGCCACTCCCTCAGCCTCCTTCTGGCACCAGCATACCCTGTTGGGTATTTCAACTGTGATGCTTGTGGTCAACGGGGCCATGGATTCAACTACCATTGTAACCAGTGTGACTTTGATATCCACTCCGTATGTGCTTCTAAGCCACTGTCTATCCACTGCCATTCCCATCCTTGCCAGCTTCAACTCTTCTTTTACCCTCCTTATCAAACCAAAGGTTTCTCTTGTGATGTCTGCCACCAGATCGGGTCGAATCATTGGCTTTATCGGTGTAGTATTTGTGAATTTGATGTCCATATGAGTTGTGTTAACACTGCTGCAAACATATATAAAGGCACAACCAGACAAGGAAATGTTCAGTTTCAAGCATGGGATTCGTTTCCAGGGTCAGCTCAAAACAATTTGCAGTACAGAAATGGAGGTGCACCAATGAACTATCAATACCAAAACAATGGAGCAGCGGCCGGGAATGGTTTGATGGGAGTTGCGGTTCAAGGGTTTGTAGAAGGAGCAGCTCAACAAGTCGGTCAGAATTTGGTGCAGAGTTTGATGGGTGGTGGTGATGATTCCAACAATGGTGGTGATAAtaactcttcttcttcttctgcaTCAATGGTTGATGTTGGGTCTTCTCTTTTGAGTGGCATGTTTGGGAATTCTTGA